From Serratia fonticola:
CGTTGAGTTCTGGCAAGGGGGCGCGCACCGCTTGCATGACCGTTTCCTGTATCAACGCGAGGGAAATGACTGGAAAATTGACCGACTGGCACCCTGATAGACGGAAAATCCCCCTTAAGCGCTGGCACTGATGCCGCTGGCGCTTTATTCTATGCGCTACCCCGAATTTTGTGATTTTCGCCAATGGGCGAAGGCCGTGTACCGGCAAAGGTGCATTCGTTTATACATGGAGAAATTGATGGCTAGCATCAACCTGATTCAACAACTGCAAGAGCGGGGCCTGGTGGCTCAAGTGACGGACGAGGAAGCGTTAGCAGAGCGACTGGCGCAAGGGCCAATTGCACTGTATTGCGGCTTCGATCCGACCGCTGACAGCTTGCATTTGGGCCATCTGGTGCCTCTGCTGTGCCTGAAGCGTTTCCAACTGGCCGGCCATACGCCGGTAGCGTTGGTAGGTGGCGCGACCGGTATGATCGGCGACCCAAGCTTTAAAGCCGCCGAACGCAAACTCAACACCACGGAAACGGTCAACGAATGGGTCGAGAAAATCCGCAAGCAGGTTTCTCCGTTCCTCGATTTCGACTGTGGCAGCAACAGCGCCATTGCGGCCAACAACTACGATTGGTTTGGCGGCATGAACGTGCTGACCTTCCTGCGTGACATCGGTAAACACTTCTCGGTTAACCAGATGATCAACAAGGAAGCGGTCAAGCAGCGCCTGAACCGTGATGATTCCGGGATCTCCTTCACCGAGTTTTCCTACAACCTGCTGCAAGGGTTCGACTTCTCCGAGCTGTATAACCGCCATCAGGTGGAGCTGCAGATCGGGGGTTCAGACCAGTGGGGCAACATCACCTCGGGTATCGACCTGACTCGCCGCATGCACCAGAAACAGGTGTTTGGCCTGACGGTGCCGTTGATCACCAAGTCAGACGGTACCAAGTTTGGTAAAACCGAAGGCGGTGCGGTATGGCTGGCTCCGGAAAAAACCAGCCCGTACAAATTCTACCAGTTCTGG
This genomic window contains:
- the tyrS gene encoding tyrosine--tRNA ligase, whose protein sequence is MASINLIQQLQERGLVAQVTDEEALAERLAQGPIALYCGFDPTADSLHLGHLVPLLCLKRFQLAGHTPVALVGGATGMIGDPSFKAAERKLNTTETVNEWVEKIRKQVSPFLDFDCGSNSAIAANNYDWFGGMNVLTFLRDIGKHFSVNQMINKEAVKQRLNRDDSGISFTEFSYNLLQGFDFSELYNRHQVELQIGGSDQWGNITSGIDLTRRMHQKQVFGLTVPLITKSDGTKFGKTEGGAVWLAPEKTSPYKFYQFWINTADADVYRFLKFFTFLSIEEINALEEEDKNSGKAPRAQYVLAEEVTGMVHGAEGLAAAKRITQSLFSGALHDMTEEDFAQLAQDGMPTIKLENDADLQQALVNAELVPSRGQARTMIGSNAVTINGEKQSNPEYLFTDSDRLFGRYTLLRRGKKHYCLIDWK